In the genome of Excalfactoria chinensis isolate bCotChi1 unplaced genomic scaffold, bCotChi1.hap2 Scaffold_68, whole genome shotgun sequence, one region contains:
- the LOC140265081 gene encoding olfactory receptor 14J1-like produces MPNSSSISEFLLLPLADTRQLQLLHFWLLLGIYLAALLGNGLISTAVACDRRLHTPMYFFLLNLALLDLGCISTTLPKAMANALWDTRAISYTGCAAQLFFFLFFISAEFSLLTIMSYDRYVAICKPLHYGTLMDSRACATMAAAAWGAGVLNSLLHTASTFSLPLCHGNVVNQFFCEIPQILKLSCSGSNLREVVFLIFTISLAFGCFVFIVVSYVQIFLAVLRMPSEQGRHKAFSTCLPHLAVVSLFIITGIYAYLKPPSISSPSTDLMMAVLYSVVPPAVNPLIYSMRNQEVKDAICKVISKVFQ; encoded by the coding sequence atgcccaacagcagctccatcagcgagttcctcctgctgccgttggcagacacgcggcagctgcagctcctgcacttctggctcttgctgggcatctacctggctgccctcctgggcaacggcctcatcagcacagccgtagcctgcgaccgccgcctgcacacccccatgtacttcttcctgctcaacctggccctcctcgacctgggctgcatctccaccactctccccaaagccatggccaacgccctctgggacaccagggccatctcctacacaggatgtgctgcacagctctttttctttctcttcttcatctcagcagagttttcccttctcaccatcatgtcctatgaccgctacgttgccatctgcaagcccctgcactacgggaccttgatggacagcagagcttgtgccaccatggcagcagctgcctggggcgctggggttctcaattccctgctgcacactgccagtacattttcactgcctctctgccacggcaatgttgtcaaccagtttttctgtgaaatcccccagatcctcaagctctcctgctcaggctccaacctcagggaagttgtgtttctcatttttactatcagtttagcctttgggtgctttgttttcatagttgtgtcctatgtgcagatcttccttgctgtgctgaggatgccatctgagcagggacggcacaaagccttctccacgtgcctccctcacctggctgtggtctccctgtttaTCATCACTGGTATTtatgcctacctgaagcccccctccatctcctccccatCCACGGACCTGATGATGGCAGTTCTGTACTCGgtggtgcctccagcagtgaatcctctcatctacagcatgaggaaccagGAGGTCAAGGATGCAATATGTAAAGTGATTTCCAAAGTGTTTCAATAG
- the LOC140265161 gene encoding olfactory receptor 14C36-like, with translation MPNSSSISEFLLLPLADTRQLQLLHFWLLLGIYLAALLGNGLISTAVACDRRLHTPMYFFLLNLALLDLGCISTTLPKAMANTLWDTRAISYAGCAAQLFLFLFFMSAEYYLLTIMSYDRYVAICKPLHYGTLMDSRACATMAAAAWGAGLLNSLLHTASTFSLPLCQGNVVNQFFCEIPQILKLACSDSYIREVVVIIFSAVLFFGCFVFIVESYVQIFLAVLRMPSEQGRHKAFSTCLPHLAVVSLFLSSGFFAYLKPPSVSSSSMDLMVALLYSMVPPVVNPLIYSMRNQEVKDAVRKVINKCVSQTFDCPSFGIHDM, from the coding sequence atgcccaacagcagctccatcagcgagttcctcctgctgccgttggcagacacgcggcagctgcagctcctgcacttctggctcttgctgggcatctacctggctgctctcctgggcaacggcctcatcagcacagccgtagcctgcgaccgccgcctgcacacccccatgtacttcttcctgctcaacctggccctcctcgacctgggctgcatctccaccactctccccaaagccatggccaacaccctctgggacaccagggccatctcctacgcaggatgtgctgcacagctctttctctttctcttcttcatgtcagcagaATATtaccttctcaccatcatgtcctatgaccgctacgttgccatctgcaagcccctgcactatgggaccttgatggacagcagagcttgtgccaccatggcagcagctgcctggggtgctgggcttctcaattccctgctgcacactgccagtacattttcactgcctctctgccaaggtaatgttgtcaaccagtttttctgtgaaatcccccagatcctcaaacTTGCCTGCTCAGACTCCTACATCAGGGAAGTTGTGGTTATCATTTTTAGTGCCGTTTTattctttggctgctttgttttcatagttgagtcctatgtgcagatcttccttgctgtgctgaggatgccctctgagcagggacggcacaaagccttctccacgtgcctccctcacctggctgtggtctccctgtttctcagttCTGGCTTTTTTGCATACCTGAAGCCTCCCTCCGTTTCCTCCtcatccatggacctgatggtggcacttctgtactccaTGGTACCTCCAGTAGTGAACCctctcatctacagcatgaggaaccaggaagtcaaggatgcagtgaggaaagtgattaaCAAATGTGTTTCACAAACATTCGACTGCCCATCATTTGGAATTCATGACATGTAA